The Dyella caseinilytica genome has a window encoding:
- a CDS encoding TonB-dependent receptor plug domain-containing protein, whose amino-acid sequence MNIQQQRIALAIRTALVLGGCTLATIAAAQTSSSDQQAPASSNAQTASPSAQTQSGTAPTTNKTVTLQGITVTGSLIRSVDVETAQPVTELSHEALQQQGFVSVGSILQNVPSVGSSGTSQASALGNIVGQYASLRGLGAPRTLILVDGERYTTDIFGQTDLSTLPSSLIDNVEILQDGASSIYGSDAIAGVINIHTKNVDGLYVDTYNSTYQPGNYGKQSQFSLTGGKKFSRGSFTFNVTAQNINQIMASQGWFSKNGLGIPATVPQYPQSTGPSDYGQLIGATGPNGPIAIPGQVFSPVNNSLLPMVVNMGGNGNNIADFHPDAVGVQYPSPYAGGSFANDYGNQAYQNTLQPNSRLRSYFLKGDYKITDNIKAVFTGTYNTNNSSTYIGGYGLNSLTPANGPNLAAALGLPAGSLGSAWFPVISPNSYYNPLPGNTVSFNLPLAQPDRVSVNNIKQYGFRLGLEGDFSLGENEFNWDAGYSDYKYIQDSGGPGNLNLVHVYEALGPSFMGSNGQVQCGTPGNVIAGCVPLNVFSGSGGLTPAEINYLNINTFTHSWSEQRQVQANLSGDMFTFPNALGAGDATFAIGGDHRDVSGGVTPDYYTQEGLNTNLQENPGSGSYGINEAYAEVNLPLLKDMAGAQLLDFDISHRLSHYSNFGTTNNNSYKIAYKPIDDLLVRASYGTGFRAGSVSNLYGGLEQSFTTYTDPCDTNFGAAASSALVEQRCLSGIGNLKGVAPGFTQTTVTGTSITSNAGAQSTTPYLTGANANLKPETSKSYTFGFVYSPSWFTGFNVNADYYRIRVNNVITLPSANSILNNCYVLGETQQCDQFQRNATTGQVINLLQAVTNEGFVDERGIDFGMGYLFPDTPVGKFKIDTTATYISSLDEEATSGPGAQVVSYNVGTYDPILGPMWRFRDTANLNWSWNNFSATWTLRYYSSLKEACRTDEPAMGMYFPCTDPNAIVQGGTEGAGEYRQGGLAFNDLQVSWKAPWKGQISLGATDIFNRRAPLSYVGAGNVVGPLGPEGTDGYTQYPYNAEYDIGRVIYLKYSQQLF is encoded by the coding sequence TTGAATATTCAGCAGCAGAGAATCGCGCTTGCGATTCGTACAGCATTGGTTTTGGGAGGCTGTACCTTAGCCACTATCGCCGCAGCGCAGACCTCGTCTTCCGATCAGCAGGCGCCCGCGTCGTCGAACGCTCAAACCGCTTCGCCAAGCGCACAAACACAAAGCGGCACCGCGCCGACAACCAACAAGACCGTGACCCTGCAGGGCATCACCGTCACCGGTTCGTTGATCCGCAGCGTGGACGTGGAAACGGCACAGCCCGTCACCGAACTTTCGCATGAAGCGCTGCAACAGCAAGGCTTCGTCAGCGTCGGCTCGATTCTGCAGAACGTGCCTTCGGTAGGCTCCTCCGGTACCAGCCAGGCGAGTGCGCTGGGCAATATCGTTGGCCAGTACGCCAGCCTTCGTGGCCTCGGCGCGCCGCGCACACTGATCCTCGTCGATGGCGAACGCTACACCACTGACATCTTCGGTCAGACCGACCTCAGCACGCTGCCCAGCTCGCTGATCGACAACGTAGAAATCCTGCAGGACGGCGCGTCGTCGATCTACGGTTCCGACGCCATCGCAGGCGTGATCAACATCCACACCAAGAATGTGGATGGTCTCTACGTCGATACCTACAACAGCACGTATCAGCCGGGTAACTACGGCAAGCAGAGCCAGTTCAGCCTGACCGGCGGCAAGAAGTTCTCGCGTGGCTCGTTCACCTTCAACGTGACCGCGCAGAACATCAACCAGATCATGGCCAGCCAAGGCTGGTTCAGTAAGAATGGGCTCGGAATTCCTGCCACCGTGCCGCAGTATCCGCAAAGCACGGGGCCATCGGATTACGGCCAGCTCATCGGCGCAACCGGTCCCAACGGGCCGATAGCCATCCCGGGACAAGTCTTCTCTCCGGTCAACAACTCCCTGTTGCCCATGGTTGTGAATATGGGCGGCAACGGCAACAACATCGCCGACTTCCATCCCGATGCGGTAGGCGTTCAATATCCATCGCCCTATGCCGGTGGCTCCTTCGCCAACGATTACGGTAATCAGGCCTATCAAAATACGCTGCAGCCCAATAGCCGCCTGCGTTCGTATTTCCTGAAGGGTGATTACAAGATCACCGACAACATCAAGGCGGTGTTCACGGGCACCTACAACACCAACAATTCCAGTACCTATATCGGTGGTTACGGCCTCAATTCGCTGACGCCCGCCAATGGCCCCAACCTGGCCGCAGCGTTGGGCTTGCCGGCCGGCAGCCTCGGTTCCGCCTGGTTTCCGGTAATTTCGCCTAACAGCTACTACAACCCGCTACCCGGCAATACCGTCAGCTTCAACCTGCCGCTGGCACAACCGGATCGCGTCTCGGTCAACAACATTAAGCAGTACGGTTTCCGTCTCGGTCTGGAAGGTGATTTCTCGCTCGGCGAGAACGAGTTCAACTGGGATGCCGGTTACAGCGATTACAAGTACATCCAGGATTCGGGTGGCCCCGGCAACTTGAACCTGGTGCATGTGTACGAGGCCCTGGGTCCGTCCTTCATGGGCTCCAACGGTCAAGTGCAATGCGGTACGCCGGGCAATGTGATCGCCGGTTGCGTACCTCTCAATGTGTTCTCAGGCTCAGGTGGCCTCACTCCGGCTGAGATCAACTATCTCAACATCAATACCTTCACGCACTCCTGGAGCGAGCAGCGCCAGGTGCAGGCCAACTTGAGCGGGGACATGTTCACCTTCCCCAATGCGTTGGGTGCGGGCGATGCGACCTTCGCCATCGGCGGCGATCATCGCGACGTCTCCGGCGGCGTGACGCCTGATTACTACACGCAGGAAGGCCTCAACACCAACCTGCAGGAGAATCCGGGCTCGGGTTCTTACGGCATCAACGAAGCGTACGCCGAAGTCAACCTGCCACTGCTCAAGGACATGGCTGGCGCGCAGTTGCTGGACTTCGACATCTCACATCGCTTGTCGCATTACAGCAACTTCGGCACCACTAATAACAACTCGTACAAGATCGCTTACAAGCCGATCGATGACTTGTTGGTTCGCGCCAGCTACGGAACCGGCTTCCGCGCAGGTTCCGTTTCCAACCTGTATGGCGGTCTGGAGCAGAGCTTCACCACCTACACCGATCCGTGCGACACCAACTTCGGCGCGGCCGCTAGCAGCGCGCTCGTCGAGCAACGCTGCTTGAGCGGTATCGGCAATCTGAAGGGTGTAGCCCCGGGCTTTACGCAGACCACGGTCACCGGCACATCCATCACTAGCAACGCTGGCGCGCAGAGCACCACGCCCTACCTCACTGGCGCCAATGCAAACCTGAAGCCGGAAACGTCCAAGAGCTATACCTTCGGCTTCGTGTACAGCCCGAGCTGGTTCACGGGCTTCAACGTGAATGCGGACTACTACCGCATCCGTGTGAACAACGTCATCACCCTGCCGTCGGCGAACAGCATTCTCAACAACTGCTATGTGTTGGGTGAAACGCAGCAATGCGATCAGTTCCAGCGCAATGCCACGACGGGTCAGGTCATCAACCTGCTGCAGGCGGTGACCAACGAAGGCTTCGTCGATGAGCGCGGCATCGACTTTGGCATGGGCTATCTGTTCCCGGATACGCCGGTGGGCAAATTCAAGATCGATACCACCGCCACCTATATCTCTTCGCTGGATGAGGAAGCCACGTCCGGCCCTGGTGCCCAGGTCGTCTCCTATAACGTGGGCACCTACGATCCGATCCTCGGTCCGATGTGGCGCTTCCGCGACACCGCCAACCTCAACTGGAGTTGGAACAACTTCAGCGCCACCTGGACGTTGCGCTATTACTCCTCGCTGAAAGAGGCCTGCCGTACGGACGAACCGGCCATGGGCATGTACTTCCCCTGCACCGATCCCAATGCGATTGTACAGGGCGGTACCGAGGGCGCCGGCGAGTATCGTCAGGGCGGCCTGGCCTTCAACGATCTGCAGGTCAGCTGGAAGGCACCGTGGAAGGGACAGATCTCGCTGGGTGCGACGGACATCTTCAACCGCCGCGCTCCGCTGTCCTATGTCGGCGCAGGAAACGTCGTCGGTCCGCTGGGGCCGGAAGGTACCGATGGTTACACGCAGTATCCGTACAACGCGGAATACGACATCGGTCGCGTGATCTACCTGAAGTACAGCCAGCAGTTGTTCTGA
- a CDS encoding TonB-dependent receptor plug domain-containing protein: MNIQQQRIALAIRTALVLGSCALTTVAVAQTSSSNQQNAAPTAPQTNSQTPSGTAPSNTNKTVTLQGITVTGSLIRSVDVETAQPVTELSHEALQQQGFVSVGQILQNVPSVGSSGTSQASALGDIVGQYASLRGLGAPRTLILVDGQRYTTDIFGQTDLSTLPSSLIDNVEILQDGASSIYGSDAIAGVINIHTKNIDGLYVDTYNSNYSPGDYGRQSQFSLTGGKKFSRGSFTFNITAQNINQIMASQGWFSKNGLNIPASVPQYPQSTIASDYGQIIGGTNAATGAPTVIPGQVISPVTGSPLPMIVNMGGNGNNIADYHPDAAGIQYPSPYPGGTFANDYGNQAYQNTLQPNSRLRSYFLKGDYKITDNITAVFTGTYNTNNSTIETGGYGISSSTPANGANLAAALGLPAGSLGSAWFPTVSPNSYYNPLPGNSLDFVLPLADPDRVTVNNIKQYGYRAGLQGDFSLGENEFNWDAGYSDYKYIQDFGGPGNLNLVHLYEALGPSFMGSNGQVQCGTPGNVIVGCVPINVFSGSGGLSPAEINYLNYDFFTHSWSEQRQVQANLSGDMFTFPNALGSGDATFAVGADHRDVSGGVTPDIYTQEGLNTNLQQNPGSGSYGINEAYAEVNLPLLKDMAGAQLFDIDISHRLSHYTNFGTTNNNSYKIAYKPIDDLLVRASYGTGFRAGSISNLYGGTMQSFTTYTDPCDTNFGAAATNALVEQRCLSGIGNLKGVGPGFTQTTVTGSPITSSAGAQSTTPYYTGANADLKPETSKSYTFGFVYSPSWFTGFNINADYYRIRVNNVITLPSANSILTNCYVLGETQQCDQFQRNATTGQVINLLQAVTNEGFVDERGIDLGMSYLFPDTPVGKFKIDTTGTYITSLYEEATSGPGAQVVSYNVGTYDPILGPVWRFRDTTNINWSWRSFSATWTVRYYSSLREACRSDEPAMEMYFPCSDPNGVVQGGTEGPGLERQGGLAFNDLQVSWKAPWKGQISVGATDVFNRHAPLSYVGAGDSVGPLGPTGTDGFTQYAYNPTYDIGRVIYLKYTQQLF; encoded by the coding sequence TTGAATATTCAGCAGCAAAGGATCGCGCTTGCGATACGCACAGCATTGGTTTTGGGGAGCTGTGCACTGACCACGGTCGCTGTAGCGCAGACCTCATCATCCAATCAACAGAACGCCGCCCCAACGGCACCCCAAACCAACTCGCAAACGCCGTCAGGCACGGCGCCAAGCAACACCAACAAGACCGTGACCTTGCAAGGTATCACCGTCACCGGTTCGTTGATTCGCAGTGTGGACGTAGAAACAGCACAGCCCGTCACCGAGCTTTCGCACGAAGCACTACAACAGCAAGGCTTCGTCAGCGTCGGTCAAATTCTGCAGAACGTACCTTCGGTAGGCTCTTCCGGTACAAGCCAGGCGAGTGCGCTGGGCGATATCGTCGGCCAGTACGCCAGCCTTCGCGGTCTTGGTGCGCCACGCACCCTGATCCTGGTGGATGGCCAACGCTATACCACCGACATCTTCGGCCAGACCGACCTCAGCACGCTGCCAAGCTCGCTGATCGACAACGTGGAAATCCTGCAGGACGGCGCGTCATCGATTTACGGTTCGGACGCGATCGCCGGTGTGATCAACATTCACACCAAGAATATCGATGGCCTCTACGTCGATACCTACAACAGCAACTATTCGCCCGGCGACTACGGCAGGCAGAGCCAGTTCAGCCTGACCGGCGGCAAGAAGTTCTCGCGCGGTTCGTTCACCTTCAACATCACGGCGCAGAACATCAACCAGATCATGGCCAGCCAAGGCTGGTTCAGTAAGAACGGTCTGAATATTCCTGCCTCTGTACCACAGTATCCGCAAAGTACGATTGCATCGGATTACGGCCAGATCATCGGCGGCACCAATGCGGCCACCGGCGCACCGACGGTCATTCCGGGGCAAGTCATTTCTCCGGTGACGGGGAGTCCACTTCCCATGATTGTGAACATGGGTGGCAACGGCAACAACATCGCCGACTACCATCCCGATGCGGCTGGCATTCAATATCCATCGCCCTACCCCGGCGGCACCTTCGCCAACGATTACGGGAATCAGGCCTATCAAAATACGCTGCAGCCCAATAGTCGCCTGCGTTCGTATTTCCTGAAGGGTGATTACAAGATCACCGACAACATCACCGCGGTCTTCACTGGCACTTACAACACCAACAATTCCACTATCGAAACTGGCGGTTATGGCATCAGTTCGAGCACACCTGCCAATGGCGCAAATCTGGCCGCTGCCCTTGGCCTGCCTGCTGGCAGCCTCGGCTCCGCATGGTTCCCGACGGTGTCGCCCAATAGCTATTACAACCCGCTACCCGGCAACAGTCTGGATTTCGTGCTGCCGTTGGCAGACCCCGACCGTGTCACGGTCAACAACATCAAGCAGTACGGTTACCGTGCCGGTTTGCAGGGCGACTTCTCGCTCGGCGAGAACGAGTTCAATTGGGATGCCGGTTATAGCGATTACAAGTACATCCAGGACTTCGGCGGCCCTGGCAACCTGAACCTGGTGCATTTGTACGAAGCATTGGGACCGTCCTTCATGGGTTCCAACGGCCAGGTGCAATGCGGCACGCCCGGCAATGTGATCGTCGGTTGCGTACCCATCAATGTGTTCTCCGGCTCAGGTGGCCTCAGCCCGGCTGAGATCAACTATCTCAACTACGACTTCTTTACGCATTCGTGGAGCGAGCAGCGTCAGGTGCAGGCGAACTTGAGTGGGGACATGTTCACCTTCCCCAATGCGCTGGGTTCGGGCGACGCGACCTTCGCTGTGGGTGCCGATCATCGCGACGTCTCCGGCGGTGTGACGCCTGATATCTATACGCAAGAAGGCCTCAACACCAACCTGCAGCAGAATCCAGGTTCGGGTTCTTACGGCATCAACGAAGCGTACGCCGAAGTCAACTTGCCGCTGCTGAAGGACATGGCCGGCGCGCAGTTGTTTGACATCGACATCTCGCACCGCTTGTCGCACTACACCAACTTCGGCACCACCAATAACAACTCGTACAAGATCGCGTATAAGCCGATCGACGACTTGTTGGTTCGCGCCAGCTACGGCACCGGCTTCCGCGCAGGTTCGATTTCCAACCTGTACGGCGGCACGATGCAAAGCTTCACCACCTACACCGATCCGTGCGACACCAACTTCGGCGCTGCTGCCACCAACGCACTCGTCGAGCAACGCTGCCTGAGTGGCATCGGTAATCTGAAGGGTGTAGGCCCGGGCTTTACGCAGACCACCGTGACCGGTTCGCCCATCACAAGCTCTGCGGGCGCGCAAAGCACCACGCCGTATTACACCGGCGCCAATGCGGATCTGAAGCCGGAAACGTCCAAGAGCTATACCTTCGGTTTTGTGTACAGCCCGAGCTGGTTCACCGGCTTCAACATCAACGCGGACTACTACCGCATCCGTGTGAACAACGTCATCACCCTACCGTCGGCAAACAGCATTCTCACCAACTGCTACGTGCTGGGTGAAACGCAGCAATGCGATCAGTTCCAGCGCAATGCTACGACGGGTCAGGTTATCAACCTGTTGCAAGCGGTGACCAACGAAGGCTTCGTGGATGAGCGCGGCATCGACTTGGGAATGAGCTATCTCTTCCCGGATACCCCGGTGGGCAAGTTCAAGATCGATACCACCGGCACCTACATCACGTCGTTGTATGAAGAAGCCACGTCCGGCCCTGGTGCCCAGGTCGTCTCCTATAACGTGGGCACCTACGATCCGATTCTCGGTCCGGTCTGGCGCTTCCGCGACACGACCAACATCAATTGGAGCTGGAGGAGCTTCAGCGCTACCTGGACGGTCCGTTACTACTCATCGCTGCGCGAGGCCTGCCGTTCGGACGAACCGGCCATGGAGATGTACTTCCCCTGCAGCGACCCCAACGGAGTTGTGCAAGGAGGTACCGAGGGTCCCGGCCTGGAGCGTCAGGGCGGCTTGGCCTTCAACGATCTGCAGGTCAGCTGGAAGGCACCGTGGAAGGGACAGATCTCGGTGGGCGCGACGGACGTCTTCAACCGCCACGCTCCGCTGTCTTACGTGGGTGCGGGAGACTCAGTAGGTCCGCTGGGCCCGACCGGCACCGATGGCTTCACTCAGTATGCGTACAACCCGACGTATGACATCGGCCGCGTGATCTACCTGAAGTACACGCAGCAGTTGTTCTGA
- a CDS encoding NADP-dependent isocitrate dehydrogenase, which produces MSQTPKIIYTLTDEAPYLATHSLLPIVDAYTSTAGIKVETRDISLAGRILAQFPDILKDNQKIADDLTELGELATTPDANIIKLPNISASMPQLKAAIKELQSQGYALPDYPEEPKDVSDWNVRARYDKVKGSAVNPVLREGNSDRRAPPSVKNYARKHPHKMGAWSADSKTHVAHMESGDFYGSEKSTVVEQPTVAKIEWLGKDGSSKVLKEKTNLTAGEIIDAAVMSKKALASFVDKQIDDAKKQGVLFSLHLKATMMKVSDPIMFGDVVNEFYKDVLAKHADTLKSIGFNPNNGIGDLYARIGSLPADKQAEIKADVDAEYAKRPALAMVNSDKGITNLHVPSDVIIDASMPAMIRDSGKMWNAEGKLQDTKAVIPDRSYAGVYQAVIEDCKAHGSYDPATMGSVPNVGLMAQAAEEYGSHDKTFQIAGEGVVRVTDANGKVLLEQNVETGDIWRMCQTKDAPVQDWVKLAVTRARLSNTPAVFWLDKHRAHDAQIIAKVERYLKDHDTSGLDIRTLSPVDATTFSLERIRKGQDTISVTGNVLRDYLTDLFPIMELGTSAKMLSIVPLMAGGGLFETGAGGSAPKHVQQFLEENCLRWDSLGEFLALAASLEHLANRYDNAPARVLAKTLDQANGKFLDNNKSPARKVGELDNRGSHFYLAMYWAQALAEQNDDAALKAKFVPLAKALTENEAKIVGELNGAQGKAIDIHGYYHPDTGLVTEAMRPSETFNKALAAL; this is translated from the coding sequence ATGTCCCAAACGCCAAAGATCATCTATACGCTGACCGACGAGGCCCCGTATCTCGCCACGCATTCCTTGCTGCCGATCGTCGATGCTTACACCAGCACCGCGGGCATCAAGGTGGAAACGCGCGACATTTCCCTCGCCGGCCGCATCCTGGCGCAGTTTCCGGACATCCTGAAAGACAACCAGAAGATTGCTGACGACCTGACCGAACTGGGTGAGCTGGCCACCACGCCGGACGCCAATATCATCAAGCTGCCCAACATTAGCGCCTCCATGCCGCAGCTGAAGGCCGCGATCAAGGAGTTGCAATCGCAGGGTTATGCCTTGCCGGATTACCCCGAAGAGCCCAAGGACGTCAGCGACTGGAACGTGCGTGCGCGCTACGACAAGGTGAAGGGCAGCGCGGTCAATCCAGTGTTGCGCGAAGGCAATTCCGATCGCCGCGCGCCGCCGTCGGTGAAGAACTACGCTCGCAAGCATCCGCACAAAATGGGCGCCTGGAGTGCCGATTCCAAAACCCACGTTGCGCACATGGAAAGCGGCGATTTTTACGGTAGCGAAAAATCCACCGTCGTCGAACAGCCCACCGTCGCCAAGATCGAATGGCTTGGCAAGGATGGCAGCAGCAAGGTCCTGAAAGAGAAGACCAACCTCACTGCAGGCGAAATCATCGACGCCGCCGTGATGAGCAAGAAGGCGCTGGCCAGCTTTGTCGACAAGCAGATCGACGATGCGAAGAAGCAAGGCGTGCTGTTCTCGCTGCACTTGAAGGCCACCATGATGAAGGTCTCCGACCCCATCATGTTCGGCGACGTCGTCAACGAGTTCTACAAAGACGTGCTGGCCAAACACGCCGACACGCTCAAGAGCATCGGCTTCAACCCGAACAACGGCATCGGTGATCTGTACGCCCGCATCGGTTCGCTGCCGGCGGACAAGCAGGCCGAAATCAAGGCCGATGTCGATGCCGAATATGCCAAGCGCCCGGCGCTGGCCATGGTGAATTCCGACAAGGGCATCACCAATCTGCATGTGCCCAGCGACGTCATCATTGACGCTTCCATGCCGGCGATGATCCGCGACTCCGGCAAGATGTGGAATGCCGAGGGCAAGCTGCAGGACACCAAGGCCGTGATTCCGGATCGCAGCTATGCGGGTGTTTATCAGGCAGTGATCGAGGACTGCAAAGCGCATGGCTCCTACGACCCCGCCACCATGGGCAGCGTGCCTAACGTCGGTTTGATGGCGCAGGCGGCCGAAGAATACGGTTCGCACGACAAGACCTTCCAGATCGCAGGCGAAGGCGTGGTGCGCGTCACCGACGCCAATGGCAAGGTGCTGCTCGAGCAGAACGTGGAAACCGGCGACATCTGGCGCATGTGCCAGACCAAGGATGCGCCAGTACAGGACTGGGTGAAGCTGGCTGTGACTCGCGCGCGCTTGAGCAACACGCCAGCGGTGTTCTGGCTGGACAAGCATCGCGCCCACGATGCGCAGATCATCGCCAAGGTCGAGCGCTACCTGAAGGATCACGACACCAGCGGTCTGGATATCCGCACGCTGTCGCCAGTCGACGCCACCACGTTCTCGCTGGAACGTATCCGCAAGGGCCAGGACACCATCTCGGTCACCGGCAACGTGCTGCGTGATTACCTCACCGACCTGTTCCCGATCATGGAGCTGGGCACCAGCGCCAAGATGCTCTCCATCGTGCCGCTGATGGCCGGTGGTGGCTTGTTCGAAACTGGTGCTGGCGGTTCCGCGCCCAAGCACGTGCAGCAGTTCCTGGAAGAGAACTGCCTGCGCTGGGATTCGCTTGGTGAATTCCTGGCGCTCGCCGCCTCGTTGGAACACCTTGCCAACCGCTACGACAACGCCCCGGCACGCGTGCTCGCCAAGACGCTGGACCAGGCTAACGGCAAGTTCCTCGATAACAACAAGTCACCTGCGCGCAAGGTCGGTGAACTCGACAACCGCGGCAGCCACTTCTATCTGGCCATGTATTGGGCACAGGCCCTGGCCGAGCAGAACGACGATGCCGCGTTGAAGGCCAAGTTTGTCCCGCTTGCCAAGGCGTTGACCGAGAATGAAGCCAAGATTGTCGGCGAATTGAACGGTGCGCAGGGCAAGGCCATCGATATCCATGGCTACTACCATCCGGATACCGGGCTGGTAACCGAGGCGATGCGGCCGAGTGAGACGTTCAACAAGGCTCTTGCTGCGTTGTAA
- a CDS encoding TraB/GumN family protein — MRIPMVLGLLFFSAISPAWAQSEPAASSSAPSSSSANAPLLPAVTVSGVQPGPGLWKVSKGDHVMWVLGVLTPLPRGMEWHSADVEQVLAHSQELLELPQADVKANVGFFGKLMLLPSAYSARKNPDGANLQQILPPDMYARWEVLKQQYFGNDSSIEYWRPIFAALKLYKKALDKAGLTNANDVSKTVQSMADAHGVKRVPLKYQLVIEHPRDALQSIKQTNLHDVSCFNQTLNVVQNEMGALTQRANAWSTGDIHALQRFALNDRYESCVDAVLNAGFAQELGLHDLPQHIEDMWLKAAQDALARNAQTFAVLQMNDVLAPDGYLAHLKAQGYTVQSPDELEQNEADQSEPGK, encoded by the coding sequence GTGCGTATCCCCATGGTTCTAGGCCTGCTGTTTTTTTCTGCGATCTCGCCCGCATGGGCTCAATCAGAGCCGGCGGCGTCAAGCAGCGCCCCATCATCGTCAAGTGCCAACGCGCCACTGCTGCCAGCGGTGACGGTGAGTGGCGTGCAGCCGGGGCCGGGGCTGTGGAAGGTGAGCAAGGGCGATCACGTCATGTGGGTGCTTGGTGTGCTGACGCCGCTGCCCCGGGGCATGGAGTGGCATTCGGCGGACGTGGAGCAAGTACTTGCGCATTCCCAGGAGCTGTTGGAATTGCCGCAGGCCGATGTGAAGGCGAACGTGGGATTTTTCGGCAAGCTCATGCTGCTGCCGTCGGCGTACAGCGCGCGTAAGAATCCGGATGGCGCCAACTTGCAGCAGATTCTGCCGCCGGACATGTACGCGCGATGGGAAGTGCTGAAGCAACAGTATTTCGGCAATGACAGCAGCATCGAATACTGGCGTCCGATCTTTGCTGCGCTGAAGTTGTACAAGAAGGCGCTCGACAAGGCCGGACTCACCAACGCCAACGATGTCAGCAAAACGGTGCAGAGTATGGCCGACGCTCACGGCGTGAAGCGCGTGCCGCTGAAATATCAGTTGGTGATCGAACACCCGCGCGATGCGCTGCAATCCATCAAGCAAACCAACCTGCATGATGTCAGCTGCTTCAACCAGACCTTGAACGTGGTGCAGAACGAGATGGGGGCGTTGACCCAGCGGGCGAACGCCTGGTCGACGGGGGATATCCACGCCTTGCAACGTTTTGCGTTGAATGACCGCTACGAGTCCTGTGTGGATGCGGTGCTCAATGCCGGTTTCGCTCAGGAACTCGGATTGCACGATTTGCCGCAACATATTGAAGACATGTGGCTTAAGGCGGCGCAGGACGCACTGGCCCGCAATGCGCAGACGTTTGCGGTGCTGCAGATGAACGATGTCCTGGCGCCGGATGGTTATTTGGCGCATCTGAAGGCCCAGGGGTATACGGTGCAGTCGCCGGATGAGCTTGAGCAGAATGAAGCTGATCAGAGCGAACCCGGTAAGTAA